The following are encoded together in the Dyella terrae genome:
- the fusA gene encoding elongation factor G, which translates to MSYTTENIRNIALAGHAGVGKTTLFEALLHTGGVIQNQGSVERGSTQSDTDEQEKARRHSIDTAIAGIPFDKSHINLIDTAGYADFRGPTLSAFAAVETVAIVINAANGIEYGTRRMMERAAERKLARVLVINKIDTEGARLAGLVDALREEFGTQCLPVNLPADGGKQVLDCFFHSEGATDISSLTEAHQRILDQVVEINETVMGHYLDSGEGELSPQELHDAFEQCLREGHLVPICFVSARTGAGIKEFLELADRLLPNPAEGNPPPFLNGDGEEITVNADPSQHVIADVFKIVNDPFVGKLGVFRVWQGTVRRDTQLFIDDTKKPFKVGHLFRLRGKTHEEIDQAIPGDIAAVAKVEEIHFDAVLHDSHDEDRIHLAPVRFPQPMFGLALEPKHKGQEQKLSQAIGRLAEEDPCFRLEHHKELNETVVRGLSDLHLKIMLERMKDRYSVEVTTHPPRIAYRETVAGRAEGHHRHKKQTGGAGQFGEVFLRVEPLDRGAGFEFVDAVKGGVIPGQFLPAIEKGVRQALEAGAVAGYPIQDVRVTVYDGKYHPVDSKEVAFISAGKKAFLDAVGKARPVVLEPIVDVEVAIPEANVGDVTGGLAGKRARIMGTDSLRGGEIVIKAQAPLAELTDYPTELKAMTGGRGRYSLDLSHYEPVPAPVQKQLSEAWKPHVDDD; encoded by the coding sequence GTGTCGTACACCACGGAAAACATCCGCAACATCGCGCTCGCCGGACATGCCGGCGTCGGTAAGACCACGCTGTTCGAAGCACTGCTGCACACGGGCGGCGTCATCCAGAACCAAGGTTCGGTAGAGCGCGGCTCCACGCAGTCCGACACTGACGAGCAGGAGAAGGCCCGCCGCCATTCGATCGACACGGCCATCGCCGGCATTCCGTTCGACAAGAGCCACATCAACCTGATCGACACCGCGGGCTACGCAGATTTCCGCGGCCCCACGCTGTCCGCCTTCGCCGCCGTGGAAACCGTGGCCATCGTGATCAACGCCGCTAACGGCATTGAGTACGGCACGCGCCGCATGATGGAGCGCGCAGCCGAACGCAAGCTGGCGCGTGTGCTGGTGATCAACAAGATCGACACCGAAGGTGCACGGCTAGCCGGGCTGGTCGACGCGCTGCGCGAGGAATTCGGCACGCAGTGCTTGCCGGTGAATCTGCCTGCCGATGGCGGAAAGCAGGTGCTCGACTGTTTCTTCCATAGCGAAGGCGCCACTGACATCTCATCGCTGACCGAAGCGCACCAGCGCATTCTCGACCAGGTGGTAGAGATCAACGAAACCGTGATGGGCCACTACCTCGACTCGGGCGAAGGGGAACTGAGCCCGCAGGAATTGCACGACGCCTTCGAGCAATGCCTGCGCGAAGGTCACCTCGTGCCCATCTGTTTCGTGAGCGCCCGCACCGGTGCGGGCATAAAGGAATTCCTGGAACTAGCGGACCGTCTGCTGCCCAATCCAGCCGAAGGCAACCCGCCGCCGTTTCTCAATGGCGATGGCGAAGAGATCACCGTCAACGCCGATCCGTCGCAACACGTCATCGCGGACGTATTCAAGATCGTCAACGACCCATTCGTGGGCAAGCTCGGCGTGTTCCGCGTATGGCAAGGCACCGTGCGACGCGACACGCAGTTGTTCATCGACGACACCAAGAAGCCGTTCAAGGTGGGGCATCTGTTCCGATTGCGCGGCAAGACGCATGAGGAAATCGATCAAGCCATTCCCGGCGACATCGCCGCGGTGGCGAAAGTGGAGGAGATCCATTTCGACGCCGTGCTGCACGATTCACACGACGAGGATCGAATTCACCTGGCGCCCGTGCGCTTCCCGCAACCCATGTTTGGCTTGGCGCTGGAACCCAAGCACAAGGGGCAGGAACAGAAGCTCTCGCAGGCCATCGGTCGGTTGGCAGAGGAAGACCCCTGCTTTCGCCTGGAGCACCACAAGGAACTCAACGAAACCGTGGTGCGCGGCCTGTCCGACCTGCACCTGAAGATCATGCTCGAACGCATGAAGGACCGTTACAGCGTCGAAGTGACCACGCATCCGCCGCGCATCGCCTATCGAGAAACCGTTGCGGGGCGTGCGGAAGGCCATCACCGCCACAAGAAGCAGACGGGCGGTGCTGGGCAGTTCGGCGAGGTCTTCTTGCGCGTGGAGCCGCTGGATCGCGGCGCGGGTTTCGAATTCGTCGATGCGGTGAAGGGTGGCGTCATTCCCGGCCAGTTCTTGCCGGCCATCGAGAAGGGTGTCCGGCAGGCCTTGGAAGCGGGCGCGGTTGCGGGCTATCCGATTCAGGACGTACGCGTCACTGTCTACGACGGCAAGTACCACCCGGTCGACTCCAAGGAAGTCGCCTTTATCAGCGCAGGCAAGAAGGCTTTTCTCGACGCCGTAGGCAAGGCCAGGCCGGTCGTGCTGGAGCCTATCGTTGATGTGGAGGTGGCCATACCCGAGGCCAACGTGGGCGATGTGACCGGTGGGCTGGCAGGCAAGCGCGCACGCATCATGGGCACCGACTCCCTGCGTGGCG